Within the Legionella pneumophila subsp. pneumophila str. Philadelphia 1 genome, the region ATCGATTGGCTATGATCTCTGGTATGACCTCGGCACTAGGCCCCATCGGTGCTATGCTGGGCGATAACTTTCTGGAATTATTCATCGTTAAGATGGGTTGGGTTAAGACACTTAACATGACCGCAGCTTTTGGTATTGTATTGACTTTAGTTTTGTGGGTTGGGATCAGGGACAGGAAGGGACACCACAGGCAAAGTGGTACAGTTCCCACTCTTAAGAAGGGGTTAGTTGATCTGGGAATTATTATTACCAGCCGGCAGATATGGGTTAATGGAATGTATGGCTGTTTAGTTTATCTGCCAACTACGGTTTTTGCAGAGTTGTGGGGTATTCCCTATTTACATCATGCCCATGGTTTAACTACTCAAGCGGCAGGATTAGCTAACTCTGTACTATTTTTGGGATTTATTATTGGTGCTCCAATAATGGGATATATTTCGGATCGTTTGTATCGACGTAAATTCCCAATGCTAATTGGTGCTAGCGGCGCTGCAATTGTCATGATGATGATTTTATATTTGCCTGGATTAAATGAATCCAATATTCAAGCTTTAATGTTTTTATTAGGATTGCTTTATAGCGCTCAAGCTATAGTTTTTGCTGTGGGCAGAGAGTTGAGCCCTGGTGAGGCAGCAGGAACAGCAATGGCGGTAACTAATATGATAGTCATGCTCGGCGCAATGTTTTTGCAGCCGTTGGTAGGGCATTTATTAGACTTCAGCTTATCAACTCATTTAAGTGATACTACTGGTATTGTTGTGGATAACATGAGTAAACTATATACCGTAGATGATTATCAGTTTGCCTTATCCATTATTCCATTAGGTATATTGATAGCAGCCATTTTAACTTTCTTTCTAAAAGAAACTCATGCAAAAGCACCTAAATAATATGACTACTAAAAAACAAATTTCATATGGCGTCCTGGTTTGCTTTATCGGGGCTGTTTTTTACTGTTATGAATTTATTCTCAGAATTGTTCCGGGAGCTTTACAAACGGAGCTAAGTACAGCTTTGGGACATATTTCTGCTACCACTTTTGGACAAATTTCAGCTCTGTATTATTTTGCATATTCACCCATGCAAATGCCTGTAGGGATGTTAATGGATCGCTATGGGCCGAGACGACTTTTGACTTTTGCCTGTTTGTGTTGTGCCTTGGGCTCGTGGATGTTTACTCTGACCTGGTCAATTGTGCTTGTTGGAATTGGTCGATTCCTGGTGGGATTTGGCTCATCCTTCGCTTTTGTTGGTGTCTTATCTCTGGCTTTGCATTGGCTGCCACGTCGTTATTTTTCTTTAGTGGCTGGTTTGATTACTACGCTAGGTATGCTAGGACTGGTTTATGGTGAAATCAAAATAACTGAATGGTCAGAGGTAATAGGCTGGGATCATGTTTTAATGCACATTGCAATGATTGGTTCTGCGCTGTGTATCTTAACTTTCTTTGTTGTTAGAGATGGTCCAGAAGGATATCAACCCAACAAATATCCTTGGCCCGAGTTTTTCCATAACGTGCTTAAGGTACTAACGTCCCATGAAGTATGGCTTATTGGGTTTGTTGGAGCCTGCCTTTATACTTCATTATCAGTATTTGGAGAGCTGTGGGGTAAAACCTATTTGGAGCAAGCACATCATTTAACCAAAGTAGAAGCCGCAAAAACTGTTTCTGCTGTTTTTCTGGGGTGGGCGGTAGGAGCTCCCTTGGCTGGATACATATCCGATATTACCCGCAGGAGATTGTTGCCTTTGGTGATTGGTGCGATAGTTTCATTAATATGCATTAGTTTTGTTTTGTATTGCCCTGGCCTATCCTATCTTACCTTGAACATATTGCTATTCCTGTATGGTGTTTTCAGTGCAACTGAAATTATAGTTTTTATTATGGCTAAGGAATGTAGTGGTGCCAAATTATCAGGAACGGTTTTTGCAGTAACCAATATGATTATTTCTTTGGCTGGTGCTATTTTTCAACCGCTCGTAGGAAAGTTACTGGATACATTTGGCGATAGCGGTATAGTGGCAGGGGAACATATCTATACTGTTGATGATTATCAAGTGGCTCTTTCGATATTACCTATTTCATTACTTTTGGTAACTATTCTGGCTTTCTTTATTAAAGACAAGGACCACTCCAATAACTCCTAATCCTGGTAAAGACTCTTCCTTATCTTTGTCAGGATGAACAGTTGAATACTGCGACTAGCTCTTTAACCGGTAGTCGCATCTTACTTCTACAGCTTATCCAGCGAGGTACATAGAAACTCTTTATTTGTGCTTTTTTGTAATGATGTCGTGTAAATTCAGTATCATGATTCGATATAATGACAGGAATCCCTTTGGAAGCTGTTTCCTGGGCCAATTCAGCCAACTCAATTTGATCTTCTAAAGAAAATAATTTTTGGTTATAGGGTAATGTTTGATTGTTTTCGGTCAGTGGCACATATGGGGGGTCACAGTAAATGACATCACCGGGTTTAGCTAAGGCAAAAGTGTTTCTAAAATCGCCGTGAATGAACTGTGCCGAAAGGCATTTTTTATAAAACAGCATCATTTCTTTACGTGGAAAATAAGGTTTTTCGTAAAGACCAAAAGGGACATTATATTTTCCTTTTGAATTGTATCGGCACAAACCATTATATCCATGCCGATTAAGATAGAGAAAAACCGCTGATTTTTGATTTGAATCCATTAAATTATTAAATTCACTTCGCAATTCATAATATTTTTCTTTGCAATTGGCTTCGGGGGTAAAGTATTGCTGGCAATAGTCTATAAAGGATTCGCCATTTAATTGTAGAATTCTATAAATATTAACCAAATCAGAATTGCTTTCAGCCAGTAGGTAAGATGAATAGCTGGTGTTCATAAACACCACGCCTGAACCTGCAAATGGCTCTATTAAACGCTGGCCAGTGGGTAAAGAGGAGATAATTTCATTTAAACAATTGTACTTACTTCCTGCCCATTTCAGAAAAGGTCTGATTTTTACCATAACTTATAAAATCAATATTTTAGGATGAAGTATCTCTTATTTTCAGGATAAAGAACAGGATAATGAATAAAGGTTCCTTATCTGATTTACAAAATAGCCCTTGTACTGGTTTCGCTTTACTTTAAAATATATCAAATTTGTACTTTTTAACGCTGATATTCAGGCTTTAATTAATACATGATCGCAATGATAAGCAAACCAATGGCGATAAACCCTATAAGGCTTAAAGCTGGATTTCCTCCAGGAATCAAATGAGTTTCTGATGGAGATTGGCTACAGGTTTGTCTTCCTTTCCATGCCATGATAGCAGGTAATAACAGCAATAAAATGACACAACAAACCCCGGCATAACTTAATGCATGCAGGTAGATACCTGGGTTAAACAACACCACTGCCAATGGAGGGATAAAAGTGAGAGCCAGTGTATACTTGCCTTGATTACCAGATTTTTTAAGCTTTAATCCATCAGCAAGAAAATCAAATAATCCTAATGAAACTCCCAGAAATGCAGTAACCATACAGATCGAAGTGAAAAAACCAAAAAATCCACTGATCCACTGGCTGCTTACCGATTGACTAAGTGCTTCAGTGAGGCCGCTGGTTGCATGATCCGAGTTCATTAGGGACAATAAACCATTTTCTCCCTCGCGTGAGATAACGCCCATAATCACTGCATCCCAGACTATGTAGCAGAATAATGGGATAAGAGAACCAAACAAAATAACTCGACGTAAGCTACGTATATCATCGTTAAAATAATCACGTAAGCTGGGCACGATGGATGCAAATCCAAAAGAGGTGACCAAGATCATGAGAGTGCCAGTAAAGGCTTTCGCTGAGCCGCCTGTTAATCCTGCTGTGGATACATGGGGACTGATAATAATAACCAATAAAATATAGACGCCCAGTTTGCCAAACATAAGTCCACGATTAACGTAGTCTACAGAGCGTATACCACTATATACAATAAGGCTGAACATGGCAGTAAATATTACAGACGTTATCCAATTCGGTAAATCAATGTGGGCCTTATGCAGCAGACTGCTAAATACATCACTTCCACCTGAAATATAAGCCGCCAGGAGGGTATAAAGAAGAAGAAGGTAGGTTATCCAGGCAATTACCTGACCTGGCAAACCCAAGGTTGATTTCGCCATTGAAATCATATTGCTTCCTGCCGGGAGTCGTAGATTTACCTCAAGAATTAATAAAGCTCCAGCGGTCATCACCAACCAGCAAAAAAACAGGAAAAATAATGAGTTAGCAAATCCCACCTCGGCTGTAGAAACAGGTAGCGCTAACATCCCACCACCAATCGAAGTGCCTACTATGAGTAATATACCACCAATTAATTTTGAATTGATCACGAAGTATAACCCAAAACAGTACAAATACAGAACAAAATGATACTTTGTTCCTCAAAAAAAGTCAACTTCCTTATTGTAGACCTCAATCATTTTTTTTCGCAAATGACCTGGCGTTCAATTTATACATCCTGTTTATCAGGTTTTAATGTTTTACTGCTATCAAAGTAAAAATAACGCCAGTAATAACATTAATCATTCTTATTTAAAAAGCGCAATAAATTCATGTGTCAATAAGACTACAGAAATAATAATCACTGCGAACTGTGATATTTTACCCCCTGGAACCCAAAAGGGTGATTTGTAACGCTTTCTGCCAAAATAACACATTAGAGCTGGCAATAACAGTAGTAATATGATGCAAAATATACCGGCGTAGCGCAGAGCATAAATATAGGCCCCCGGATAATAAATGACGATTAGTAAAGGCGGCAAAAAAGTCAAAACAAATAAGCCAATTCCATGGCGGCCTCGCTCTCGCAATTTTAAGCCATCAGCAAGAAAACTAAATAAACAAAGTGATACACCTAAGAAGGCAGTTAACATGCAAATGGAGGTAAAAAAATTAAAGAGGGCGCTGATTGTGGTATTTTCAACTTTATCAGTTAACAAACTGGCTAACGCGCTGGTTGTACGCGGATTTTGCATTAGACTTTCAAGTCCGCTAGTGCCTGCTGAAGGGAGTGAACCAATAATTACGGCATCCCAGGCTATGTAACATATCAAAGGTATTAATGAACCAATAAAAATGACTTTTTTTAATGTCTTAATGTCATCATCAAAATAATCTCTCAGATTTGGCACGATAATAGCAAAACCAAAGGAAGTAATTAAAATCATAATTGCGCCACCAATTTGTTGATAATCACCATGTTGAAAATAGTGAAATTCGATGTGTGGGGCAATCATGATAACAAGTATGCAGTAAACGGCTAATTTACCGAACATGAGAGCGCGGTTAGCAACATCAACGGAATGGATGCCACCATATACCACCAGGCCAAAAATTAAAGTAAATAACGAACTTGCCTGCCAATCACTGAGATGCCAATTGGCTTTGGACAATAGACTGTTCAATACATCAGCGCCGCCGGAAATGTAAGCGGAAAGCAAGGTATACAATAAGAAAAGGTAACTAATCCAGGCAGTAAGTAACCCATAATCGCCAAGAGTTGCCTTGGCCATGGAAACCATGTGTTTTCCTCTGGACAAATAGAGATTTGCTTCCAGGATGAAAAAGGCACCAAAGGTCATAAAGGCCCAGCAGATAAGAAGAAACAGAGAAGATTGCCAAAAACCGGTTGCTGCATTAGCTACTGGTAAAGCCAACATCCCTCCACCAATGGAGGTACCAACTATCAATAAGATGCCGCCTATAAATCTTGAACGCATTAATAAACCTTTATTTTACATAAGCCATTTGTGGTTGTGGGGGTTGAGCAGGGCTTGTAAACCACTGGATCTCGATTCTTCTGTTCTGGGCGCTTCCATGAATAATAGCATTGTCAGAAATCGCATTCTTATCTCCATAGCCTTCTGCTTTTAGTCTTTTGGCTGCAATACCATTAGCCCAGAGAAAAGTCATCATTGTTTCAGCTTGCGCTTGAGAAAGTTTTCTCTTATGGCTACGTGATCCGACATTATCAGTAAATCCGGCAACATAAATCGTACTTTGAGGATAAAAATTTAACAGTCTGATGACATTGTTTAGGCCAGGATAGCATATTTCATTAAGGCGAGGGCTGCTAAACATGAAATATTTGTCTGTAGGAATAATTA harbors:
- a CDS encoding MFS transporter, whose amino-acid sequence is MHTENRTNYAMIGWLLCGLGAIFYSYEYLLRIAPSVMENALRTHFNLSASGFGFLSSIYYLAYVPMQLPVGVLLDRYGPKRLLTMACLVCVIGTYMFTGTTIFWVAATGRFLVGFGSAFAFVGVLKIATLWLPENRLAMISGMTSALGPIGAMLGDNFLELFIVKMGWVKTLNMTAAFGIVLTLVLWVGIRDRKGHHRQSGTVPTLKKGLVDLGIIITSRQIWVNGMYGCLVYLPTTVFAELWGIPYLHHAHGLTTQAAGLANSVLFLGFIIGAPIMGYISDRLYRRKFPMLIGASGAAIVMMMILYLPGLNESNIQALMFLLGLLYSAQAIVFAVGRELSPGEAAGTAMAVTNMIVMLGAMFLQPLVGHLLDFSLSTHLSDTTGIVVDNMSKLYTVDDYQFALSIIPLGILIAAILTFFLKETHAKAPK
- a CDS encoding MFS transporter, producing MQKHLNNMTTKKQISYGVLVCFIGAVFYCYEFILRIVPGALQTELSTALGHISATTFGQISALYYFAYSPMQMPVGMLMDRYGPRRLLTFACLCCALGSWMFTLTWSIVLVGIGRFLVGFGSSFAFVGVLSLALHWLPRRYFSLVAGLITTLGMLGLVYGEIKITEWSEVIGWDHVLMHIAMIGSALCILTFFVVRDGPEGYQPNKYPWPEFFHNVLKVLTSHEVWLIGFVGACLYTSLSVFGELWGKTYLEQAHHLTKVEAAKTVSAVFLGWAVGAPLAGYISDITRRRLLPLVIGAIVSLICISFVLYCPGLSYLTLNILLFLYGVFSATEIIVFIMAKECSGAKLSGTVFAVTNMIISLAGAIFQPLVGKLLDTFGDSGIVAGEHIYTVDDYQVALSILPISLLLVTILAFFIKDKDHSNNS
- a CDS encoding Dam family site-specific DNA-(adenine-N6)-methyltransferase encodes the protein MVKIRPFLKWAGSKYNCLNEIISSLPTGQRLIEPFAGSGVVFMNTSYSSYLLAESNSDLVNIYRILQLNGESFIDYCQQYFTPEANCKEKYYELRSEFNNLMDSNQKSAVFLYLNRHGYNGLCRYNSKGKYNVPFGLYEKPYFPRKEMMLFYKKCLSAQFIHGDFRNTFALAKPGDVIYCDPPYVPLTENNQTLPYNQKLFSLEDQIELAELAQETASKGIPVIISNHDTEFTRHHYKKAQIKSFYVPRWISCRSKMRLPVKELVAVFNCSS
- a CDS encoding amino acid permease encodes the protein MINSKLIGGILLIVGTSIGGGMLALPVSTAEVGFANSLFFLFFCWLVMTAGALLILEVNLRLPAGSNMISMAKSTLGLPGQVIAWITYLLLLYTLLAAYISGGSDVFSSLLHKAHIDLPNWITSVIFTAMFSLIVYSGIRSVDYVNRGLMFGKLGVYILLVIIISPHVSTAGLTGGSAKAFTGTLMILVTSFGFASIVPSLRDYFNDDIRSLRRVILFGSLIPLFCYIVWDAVIMGVISREGENGLLSLMNSDHATSGLTEALSQSVSSQWISGFFGFFTSICMVTAFLGVSLGLFDFLADGLKLKKSGNQGKYTLALTFIPPLAVVLFNPGIYLHALSYAGVCCVILLLLLPAIMAWKGRQTCSQSPSETHLIPGGNPALSLIGFIAIGLLIIAIMY
- a CDS encoding amino acid permease, with amino-acid sequence MRSRFIGGILLIVGTSIGGGMLALPVANAATGFWQSSLFLLICWAFMTFGAFFILEANLYLSRGKHMVSMAKATLGDYGLLTAWISYLFLLYTLLSAYISGGADVLNSLLSKANWHLSDWQASSLFTLIFGLVVYGGIHSVDVANRALMFGKLAVYCILVIMIAPHIEFHYFQHGDYQQIGGAIMILITSFGFAIIVPNLRDYFDDDIKTLKKVIFIGSLIPLICYIAWDAVIIGSLPSAGTSGLESLMQNPRTTSALASLLTDKVENTTISALFNFFTSICMLTAFLGVSLCLFSFLADGLKLRERGRHGIGLFVLTFLPPLLIVIYYPGAYIYALRYAGIFCIILLLLLPALMCYFGRKRYKSPFWVPGGKISQFAVIIISVVLLTHEFIALFK
- the cmpA gene encoding C-OmpA-like family protein CmpA, with amino-acid sequence MSRKLAKTRILGYGLMICFLAGCFHPPYNNFQPDRRAVKRVGVDTGIGAVAGAIASGTASGTLIGAAAGGTVGLVASIYRDSKRKIIRDLQKQDIQYVEYGDTRTLIIPTDKYFMFSSPRLNEICYPGLNNVIRLLNFYPQSTIYVAGFTDNVGSRSHKRKLSQAQAETMMTFLWANGIAAKRLKAEGYGDKNAISDNAIIHGSAQNRRIEIQWFTSPAQPPQPQMAYVK